Proteins encoded by one window of Mesorhizobium sp. INR15:
- a CDS encoding cytochrome c, with protein sequence MRKLVIAISMLALAASAAFADPILDRQALMKERGKIVGGLSKVVKGEEPFDAAAVLTALQALQVNAEKFDVDALFPAGSDKGDTTASPKIWEDMAGFKAAEDKYLADVKAAAAAAPADVDTLKTQFGTIASNCGTCHQGYRVKKS encoded by the coding sequence ATGAGAAAGCTTGTTATCGCCATCTCTATGCTCGCACTCGCGGCCTCGGCGGCCTTTGCCGATCCTATCCTCGACAGGCAGGCTCTGATGAAGGAGCGGGGAAAGATCGTCGGCGGCCTGTCGAAAGTGGTCAAGGGCGAGGAGCCTTTTGATGCCGCTGCGGTGCTGACGGCACTCCAGGCGCTGCAGGTAAACGCCGAGAAGTTCGACGTCGACGCCCTGTTCCCGGCTGGCAGCGACAAGGGCGATACCACGGCGTCTCCAAAAATCTGGGAAGACATGGCCGGCTTCAAGGCGGCCGAGGACAAGTACCTTGCCGACGTTAAGGCAGCCGCTGCCGCCGCTCCAGCCGATGTCGATACGCTGAAGACACAATTCGGCACGATCGCTTCCAATTGCGGCACCTGTCACCAGGGCTATCGGGTGAAGAAGAGCTGA